Proteins from a genomic interval of bacterium:
- a CDS encoding T9SS type A sorting domain-containing protein gives MTPGTDYKIKMASTYNISIFDQSDSNFTIVAPSITVVSPNGGEKWVGDSIYPIMWTSVGARISCYRLLYSTNNDSTYTDTLVKDLSSDSTRWNWKVPVINSNTCRIKVQMMDSLNRIIVEGKSDSCFLIQKEGIEEPSILDRGFGNAGLKIIKEKIYLDISKKMDADIKLYDLCGRIKEVIYTGTLGKGNYTFTPNIHKNGIYFVRLTAGTLKTTKKITFIR, from the coding sequence ATGACACCCGGGACAGACTATAAGATAAAGATGGCGAGTACGTATAATATTTCTATTTTCGACCAGAGTGACAGTAATTTCACTATTGTAGCACCAAGCATTACCGTAGTCTCCCCAAACGGAGGGGAGAAATGGGTTGGCGATTCCATTTATCCTATAATGTGGACATCCGTCGGAGCAAGAATTTCCTGCTACAGACTTCTATATTCTACCAACAATGATAGCACTTATACTGATACACTTGTAAAAGATTTATCTTCGGATAGCACGAGATGGAATTGGAAAGTCCCGGTTATAAATTCTAACACTTGTCGCATAAAAGTTCAAATGATGGACTCGTTAAATAGAATTATTGTCGAAGGTAAAAGTGATTCATGCTTTTTAATACAAAAAGAAGGGATAGAAGAACCTTCAATTTTGGATCGCGGATTTGGGAATGCGGGATTGAAAATAATAAAAGAAAAGATTTATTTGGATATTTCGAAGAAAATGGATGCGGATATAAAATTATATGATTTGTGTGGCAGAATAAAAGAGGTTATTTATACAGGTACGTTAGGGAAAGGAAATTATACATTTACACCGAATATTCATAAAAACGGGATATATTTTGTGAGACTGACAGCAGGTACATTAAAAACTACAAAGAAAATTACATTTATAAGATAA
- a CDS encoding SBBP repeat-containing protein yields MKKLFILSIGFILSTQIFGQEWAARYNGQGDSTDGATAIALDTDGNVYVTGRSYGLGTNYDYATIKYNSSGDTMWVRRYNGPANSDDKASAIALDKNGNIYVTGYSYGSGTDEDYVTIKYNSSGDTMWTRRYNGTGNGDDEAIAIALDGNGNIYVTGNSIDSGTGYDYATIKYNSLGDTMWIRRYNGPGNSCDYATAIAVDGNGNAYVTGYGWCSVAYKYATIKYDSSGDTMWARIYGLGDDNEAIAIAVDSNGNVYVTGRSCEDCATIKYNSLGDTMWTRRYNGPGNGSDWARAIVLERNGVVYVAGVSNYDYVTIKYDSSGDTMWARRYNENANDYANAISLDTDGNVYVTGQSYGSGTAYDYATIKYNSSGDAMWAQRYNGPGNGGDCANAIALDGNGYVYVTGLSIGSGTGYDYATIKYSCEGIEEYSNIKTPSTTLSVSQNPVIKNTIVSYSIPIETKVLLSIYDLSGSCVKTLVNGEKETGNYSIRLNAKELKTGVYFVRLTAGTSKTTRKITVIR; encoded by the coding sequence ATGAAAAAGTTATTTATTCTATCAATAGGATTTATATTATCAACACAGATTTTTGGGCAGGAGTGGGCAGCAAGATACAATGGGCAGGGTGATAGCACTGATGGGGCAACTGCAATTGCATTAGACACGGATGGTAATGTGTATGTGACAGGAAGAAGTTACGGTTTAGGCACTAATTATGACTATGCGACAATAAAATATAATTCATCAGGTGATACAATGTGGGTCAGGAGATATAACGGACCGGCTAATAGCGACGATAAGGCAAGTGCAATCGCATTAGATAAGAATGGGAATATCTATGTAACAGGATATAGTTATGGTTCAGGCACTGATGAAGACTATGTAACGATAAAATACAATTCGTCAGGTGATACAATGTGGACACGAAGATATAATGGAACGGGGAATGGTGATGATGAGGCAATTGCAATTGCATTGGACGGGAATGGGAATATCTATGTAACAGGAAATAGCATTGATTCAGGCACTGGGTATGACTACGCCACAATAAAGTATAATTCGTTAGGCGATACAATGTGGATAAGAAGATATAATGGGCCGGGGAATAGCTGTGATTACGCCACCGCAATTGCAGTGGATGGGAATGGGAATGCCTATGTGACAGGATACGGTTGGTGTTCAGTCGCTTATAAATATGCGACAATAAAGTATGATTCATCGGGTGATACAATGTGGGCACGAATATATGGGTTGGGAGATGATAATGAGGCAATTGCAATTGCAGTAGATAGTAATGGGAATGTGTATGTGACAGGACGGAGTTGCGAGGACTGTGCGACAATAAAGTACAATTCATTGGGCGATACAATGTGGACACGAAGATATAATGGACCGGGAAATGGCAGTGATTGGGCAAGAGCAATTGTATTAGAAAGGAATGGAGTTGTATATGTGGCGGGAGTAAGTAATTATGACTATGTGACAATAAAATATGACTCATCAGGTGATACAATGTGGGCACGAAGATATAATGAAAATGCTAATGATTATGCAAATGCAATTTCATTAGATACGGATGGAAATGTGTATGTGACAGGACAAAGTTACGGTTCTGGCACTGCTTATGACTATGCGACAATAAAATATAATTCATCAGGTGATGCAATGTGGGCACAAAGATATAACGGACCAGGAAATGGCGGTGATTGTGCAAATGCAATTGCATTGGACGGGAATGGATATGTGTATGTGACAGGATTGAGCATAGGTTCAGGCACTGGATATGACTATGCGACAATAAAGTATTCTTGTGAAGGCATAGAAGAATACTCAAATATCAAAACCCCTTCGACTACGCTCAGTGTAAGTCAAAATCCAGTTATTAAAAATACGATTGTTAGTTATTCAATCCCTATTGAAACGAAGGTTTTATTGAGTATTTACGACCTTTCCGGGAGTTGTGTGAAGACATTAGTTAACGGAGAAAAAGAGACGGGGAATTATAGTATTCGTCTGAACGCAAAAGAACTAAAAACAGGAGTCTATTTTGTGAGACTGACAGCTGGTACATCCAAAACAACAAGGAAGATTACGGTTATAAGGTAA